In Montipora foliosa isolate CH-2021 chromosome 9, ASM3666993v2, whole genome shotgun sequence, the DNA window CCTTTATATAGATAGACTTGTTTATTGTAACCTTTTGCAGCAAAAAAATGAGCCCGATTACAGTAGTAAACCAAAAACAACGGCTTAGACCGAAGCATACGGAACGAAGCGAACGCGACTCGATCGCGTTCAGTGGTAGGCCGAAGACAGAATCGAGTCGGACAATTCAGCTACTCGGAATTAGGGAAAGATAGGATTACCCTGGCGAATATCCGGCTCTATCTTTCCTGTCGTACCTATTCTATTTACTCTTGTACAGATTGTTTTTCAATAGGTGCCGATTAAAAGCGAAAATTGTAAAGTTTGAATTTTTGGCTTGTTCGTTACGATGCAACCATAAAAGTCTTTCTAACTACTCACTAGGACCAAAGTTTCATTTCCGTTAAAGGTGTTTTCGTTGAATGGTCGTGTTACGGAACACGATCACTTTGAAGACATCCAACCCGCTTATTTCTAGACAAAACAGTGTTATTACTTCACACGAGATAGTCAAAAAAATTGTACATTCCTGTGAAAATAAATTTAGCTCAGCCACTGTTTCACAGGCAGGCGAGTTTCCAAGAAAATGACTTTGAATACCCACCAAATGAAGTGCGGTGCCTTTTTTAATTATCCAACTAAAGGACATTTTCAAAGCAAAAATAGCGTATTTTTTACTTGCATAATGATTGTGTAACTACATTTCCAAGATGATAATGGGAAGAAGCATTCATTTGTTTGAACAACTTGAAAGACctcctttcctttgtttcacgTAGTAGGAAGGCTTTTGGTGCATTGCGCAATTTAAGACTTTTCAAACCTTAAGAACTTTTTGCGCTTTTTAAATCGGAAATGAAACACGCATTTGTTAAAATATACGTAGCACGACTAAGCAGCTTAACTTGATCCTTACTGAACGTAATTCAAAAGTAGAAAGTAGGCCGATATCCCGGGCAAACAAAAGCGTTGAAATTGTAAAAtgaaataatacatttttcataAACACAGCTTTATTCACCAATACACAAACCTACGGTTTTGTCATTTCTACAAATTTACGCTATCATGGATTGTCGCAGACAGCTTACATTAACAGAgacacaaaagaataattatatgCACTTAACTTAGAGTACGTGAgcttaatttaaaaagaaaaaaaaaactgacggAAAAGGTGTGACAGTCGCGCCAATTGACGCAATAGAGGTGGGCGAAATtctgccactttttcaaatgtttGTGAGCGGCCCACATTTTATATGAAATGGAGAAATGATTGTCGAAATAGGCAATGCGATTTATCACTCTTGGGTGTCTTTTGATGAATTACACGGTAGCGTCTCCATGATTTTGATTAAAACTATGACGACTTCTTAGCGGTAGTCATTACGTTTTCAATTACGTAAAACAGTTTTTCGTACAATAGACTTTACTCTTACGCGGATTTCCCTGATTCTCCAACAATAAACGAACGGATTTAGGGAAGAGTTCAAGAAGATCACAACGGTTGTTAAGTTTGTCGCCAAGACAACTGATACATTGTAACCAAGGAAAGCAACGGCtaataaagaacaaaaatatgGAATGTAACAAGCTactaaaaagacaaaaacatacaacataCTGTTTACTGATCTTTTGTACTGTAACATGTGTAAATTGTTTCGTTTATGTCCACTGGATCTCTTGCGACTAGCAATCTTCGTTTTTAAAACTTTCATAGTCCAGTAAATTCTCAAGTAACACAACAAACTAGTGATCATGCTGAGGAAACCAATGAAAATGGCGCTGATCTTGTTAACCCTGATGTTCCACATACGAGAAATCGCCCAGATAACACTGCCAATCCACACGAATGTCAGTGCTGTGGTGAACTTTTTTCCAGTTACCACTAAACGGTACCTTCCTCCATAATGTAGAGCAAAGTATCTGTCAATGCTTATTGCTGTTATGGTCATAAAGGAAACCGAGCAGAAGAAATAAGCCACTGTTGCATATATAGGTTGAATTGAGCAAAATAAATTCAGATCGTCTTGGAGCACTCCAGTGCCAGTTGCAATTTGCAAAGGCTGCGCAATCATCCCCACACCAAAATCTGAAAAGGCTAAGCTGTAAAAAATAGCTTTAGTCGACGAATGAATGGAGCGGCATTGAAACAAGGCAATTAATATGGCGGCGTTCCCGAAGACGGCAACAACGGATAAAGCAGCGTTTATAGAACAGATAAAAACGGTCCAGCGCCTTCGATACTCTTTGATGAACATATATTCTTGAAAATCTTGTTCTGAGCAAAAATAACTCTTGTTAACGTTCATGATAGAAAAAAGTGACGTTGCTTGAACCAGCTGGGACAGCACAAAAATCTTCAGTTTAACCGGCCCCTTTTTAATTTGGCGTGTTGAAAAAATCGGCTTAAATTTCAAAGTCGTTTTCacagagaagaaaagaaaaaccttttacGTGATAATTCTCTTGTATCAACATTAATGTGGTAATTTGAATCCTGAAGTGACAGTATAGTATTTAAATATAGCCAAAACCAAATCAGTACAATTCCAGCTTTATTTTAGACGTATTTGCGTCCATTTTAAGCAGATATATGATGGTGATAAAGAAATTAACTGGATACTGCTgagccttttttttaaaaaaatgttttcagtcTTTAATTCGACGGCATGCAGCCTGAAAGTTATCCCCAAAAAATTCCTATTTGAATCCGTGTGACTGATATAATTGATATAAAAAACTAAAATTCTTTCCACAAAACATCAAATACGTTCAGACTGTAATTCAAGACATTTTCCGGAACAAAACTTTAATTGTCATTTTTCCATGGTAATATGAGTTTAACTACAACCTTGAACCGATTTCAAGTTATCATGACTTTCACATTAACGCGGAACATAATTTCTTCTGAAGTtaaacaattttgattttttaaagtaatttaATCTCGACCCAAGTCGAAGCTTATGGGCAAGCAGTGACATTTATTGAACCAATaactatagatcgttttcactgtcacgcaataaaaaaataaatccagtggaaaaagtcaagaattcgtgatgttgtagaagataaatgaagaagacacttctccaagttttaggcctgtgcgtttccccaaacttcaaatattcgtcgaaatgtttcgcagaaatttacagagcccagtatgaaaacgccatgttggtgcacatctgtggtgcaccaatatggcggccggaaaatagtgtcaacatctgttacttactttggctatctaggcgagtgatcatctgtactgaacagacagctatttacctaagcacttttcctaatgctttaaattctaaaaaggctcaaaaccatgagataaatatatatttctcaataaactcgatcgtcgcctcgtgtcacgcaccgctataactcagaaattcaaaatgctcagGTTTCCAAAGGAAGCAcactattgagctttaaaattgcaaatggatacaaatttaccgcctcttatgcctgatgaggataaaaactttcgtggctctttagttttggattttagaaaatgatgacgtcacgtgaaaacgatctataattTCTTCAGGGAAATTAATTATCAGAGAAACTGAATTACTCTCGTTTATTTAACTTCCATTCCCTAGGGGGCTGCTTTTCACTAGTGATTCAGGCATTAACTTTTTACGACAAAAACACTAATCGACGACAGTAGTGCACTACAGATTGGTACATCTCCATTAGTTGTTTATACAAAAAAATCTGTCAGGGGGAGTTTATTGGTCTATCTCCTATCTCACAGAGAATTGTAAATCGCCATGAAATCGATGTAATGATGTGCGGTATATAAATCCTTACCATTACCATGATTACTAAATAATTGCTTCATGATCACGTCAATCAAGTTGGATAGTTGTAGCAACAAATGCGGGAATCCTTGACCCATCAAAGGCAGAAGGATCTCGGTAAATTATAGGCGGAATTATGTTGAAAAGAATTATAATAgtaaaaagaaaagtgaaaagaAATAATAGTAAATTTACCATACTTTACTTTTCATCCATTTGATTGCTTTATATAGGGGCGGATCctaccggggggggggggagggggggtgaaTAGGGTGGCTAGCCACACCCGATTTTGGGTCAATAGACTGCATCGACTAActcgatgttgtacccaattcaaaccctttgggaataaaacgttttgttacaggtatttccatatgatttaaatatgaatgatgtattatcatgcaaatataATACACAAAGGATCTTAATCCCGTGAGATTTGAATAGATTAGATCTATTGCATTTTTTTGGTTGATAAATAAATTAAGTTTAcaaattatttacaattttacaatatgctagttttattATTTCAAATCTAGACGGCTTCTCTCTTCGCATAGGATGTATGAAGGTACAATCCAAGTATCTGATTTCCTCGACTCATAAAAGTAACGAAGAAAtctatttattaaattttcaacctcggaaaTTGCGTTTCTAGCATTCTTATTGGTTCAGttaatctcggttatcagctcatataccgtatgatctaatatggaaactgactGAGCTGAAAAATGTGTGCGGGAAGCATTCAACACGTTCATAATTTTAtaaaattcaataaaacaatgattccattcgcgcttgttggatatgagactggtctAATCTCGTACTCAGATCTCCCACGGTTATACGGTTCCAATGACAGAGTGAGAaatgggtacgagattagttatagccaactcagcgctAAGCGCCTCGTTAGCCATTTAccatcatctcatatccaacgcgcgctaacggaaaaaataaattattttctttctttgtaacAGAGTATTTTAATTTGTCTGCTTTTTActgtgtttttatttttgctggCACAGATACTGTTTACCTGACGTGAACTTTTTATTCGTATTGCAAATCataaacaaaatcaaaatggcaGCCTAAACCACCTGGACTTTTGTCAGAGGAAATACCTCAATTCTTTCAATTCACTCCCCCCCCCCTAACCCACTGCTCTAATAATTGGGCTAGGAAACTAATAAGTAATACTAggagtttcagtgtgaaagtgagtgctgccgtggaaactgggagcagtgactggtattttttttttaaacagctgcaaatttgaaggtaaaggtaaaggtacacgttatttaacgtcggaagttcctttactctctagagagtattctcccaggaagccgacggaaGCAAGAGGGTACTGGAAATGTACGTGAAAGTATTGAGAAAgcgaagaaaggtgtgcatatctTTAGCCTGTGTGACAGGCGTTACTATTTTATAAGAAAAGGGATAATGTCAAAACAATGGCATGTCacttcattctttgaatttaaacttctgtTCTTCTGAAATTTCTGGCCCCTTTTCAGCAAAAGAGTTACCTTTTGAGAAGTGCTGAGCCTACTTGAACAAAcgtcaatttaaattttttgtCGTGCATAGACTGCGAACAGTCTCTTATTTTCCTTGAAATAGTAGAGCTCGCGATTGGGTGACACACCTCTTTTTTACAACTGGcatttgcataaaataataatttcctcCGTCGTGCGTGGCTACGACTGCTCGTGGTCTGGCTCgagaactgattttctcttcgctcaac includes these proteins:
- the LOC137969448 gene encoding trace amine-associated receptor 7d-like, with protein sequence MNVNKSYFCSEQDFQEYMFIKEYRRRWTVFICSINAALSVVAVFGNAAILIALFQCRSIHSSTKAIFYSLAFSDFGVGMIAQPLQIATGTGVLQDDLNLFCSIQPIYATVAYFFCSVSFMTITAISIDRYFALHYGGRYRLVVTGKKFTTALTFVWIGSVIWAISRMWNIRVNKISAIFIGFLSMITSLLCYLRIYWTMKVLKTKIASRKRSSGHKRNNLHMLQYKRSVNSMLYVFVFLVACYIPYFCSLLAVAFLGYNVSVVLATNLTTVVIFLNSSLNPFVYCWRIREIRVRVKSIVRKTVLRN